One window of Misgurnus anguillicaudatus chromosome 13, ASM2758022v2, whole genome shotgun sequence genomic DNA carries:
- the LOC141369366 gene encoding uncharacterized protein yields the protein MNSAVICRCFVGNRSPAQRPDCNRVVEGIFIRLCALYQNAVRDNGERVTRFTMIARVYRHIRECILTNDRVMRETTIQLPQMNAKTISDWFSKRDKSQDVGVTKQGINFPDAPMAGPEKLPAALQKGPTLFPGSLAEPHLFVLPRNTAGEAKLKRRSQPPAISQAPPSHQRLPIIAPAIPVSLPFILPSLQLPTVVDTPSSVPGTSQVVFFNVPLPSAMPPSAQTQTSSQAVPYSTQQYRKRKQMREDTGTVTRKYVRKTDVILCRKCNKERKPPSHLQYFGNWYCKETETQSYVEWRAVLEGRGYGKKKTGNDNPPAP from the exons ATGAATTCTGCTGTAATTTGTAGATGTTTCGTTGGGAATCGTAGTCCTGCACAGAGGCCTGACTGCAACAGAGTGGTGGAGGGCATCTTCATAAGGCTCTGTGCTCTCTACCAAAACGCGGTGCGTGATAATGGAGAGAGGGTCACCCGCTTCACAATGATTGCACGGGTCTACAGACATATCCGAGAGTGCATCCTCACCAATGATAGGGTGATGAGAGAAACCACCATCCAGCTTCCACAGATGAACGCTAAAACAATCTCAGACTG GTTCTCCAAGCGTGACAAGTCACAGGATGTGGGGGTTACAAAGCAGGGTATCAATTTCCCAGATGCACCCATGGCTGGACCTGAGAAGCTTCCTGCGGCTTTGCAGAAAGGGCCGACCCTATTTCCAGGGAGCTTGGCTGAGCCTCACCTTTTTGTCCTGCCAAGAAACACTGCTGGGGAGGCAAAACTCAAGAGGAGGTCACAACCTCCAGCCATCTCCCAGGCACCACCATCACATCAAAGACTCCCTATCATTGCACCAGCAATACCCGTCTCTCTGCCTTTCATTTTGCCCTCCCTGCAGCTTCCGACAGTTGTAGATACACCATCTTCAGTGCCTGGAACTTCACAGGTGGTGTTCTTTAACGTACCTTTACCTTCTGCTATGCCACCATCAGCTCAGACACAAACATCCAGTCAAGCTGTACCTTACTCCACTCAGCAGTACAGGAAGAGAAAACAGATGAGGGAGGACACTGGAACTGTCACACGCAAATATGTGAGGAAGACAGATGTTATTCTTTGTAGAAAGTGCAACAAAGAGAGAAAGCCACCATCACATCTTCAGTACTTTGGCAACTGGTACTGCAAAGAGACTGAGACTCAGTCATATGTTGAATGGAGGGCTGTGCTGGAGGGACGTGGTTatgggaaaaaaaaaacaggaaatgacAATCCTCCAGCTCCTTAa
- the LOC129431348 gene encoding uncharacterized protein: MPRKLWQLKLTCPHPDCQKDLLTSAGLHQKIRVVIALNSMYFVASEYLACRRCKRKVISWSHDIVSQLDIGHRVQFPCILTSKLACDFQVVCLMRQRGLGNSSSQIQRKLQERHAEVWLQKTVQYLTDCKGIASAVTSSLILPVTFEPLPPMPSVPKHRWLMQVYAQDVLQRLDEIKAAITSQYGRILKMDSTKKVARKLAGPSYGTAAWATNVGNEHGQVIMSVLTASEGFGLGPMIEGLIRRYRVAGVAPPKVLYVDRDCCGNTLLRRMFEEWEQMTIRLDIWHFMRRFSVGCTTDCHPLYATFMSRLSHCIFMWDQDDLTALKMAKRAELEADWRPSSEADVLRRISRSELALHCRRTTRGTKETLTMIESLIQAFEGDAGRDTLGVPLINSARMTEIIKSQRKHVACIQDPQGVQLYMQTGTLMKGGHRLPTYRCARGSTSLESFHLHLNRFIPGTLASDTFFQAYLLDGLARWNEDRAVAATTDEQQPHSYSHLLRHAANILSEEVMGMKISPYVGPRKYTGELIGVEYLYQQTGKVLQDYRLAIEESETTEVAIEVEETYDELEEFQDITVPTFDTERIPSAASQASVSAASSSTPPATRPKSSLYVSPVRSPVTSSTSSLSVVPPVPVTSSVSSSLHTQPALSPGAHSSPGNQGSTETDLPTSEENPLHDDCVGPDNIEGYGAVQDLAEYLFNLREHRLALTGEESDQIINLWGSLIRKRPLTRHVTKPT, encoded by the exons ATGCCACGAAAGCTGTGGCAATTGAAGCTGACCTGTCCACATCCAGACTGTCAGAAAGACCTTCTGACCTCAGCTGGCCTGCATCAAAAGATCAGGGTCGTGATTGCTTTAAATAGTATGTACTTTGTGGCATCTGAGTACCTGGCCTGCCGAAGATGTAAGAGAAAGGTCATCAGCTGGAGCCATGATATCGTCTCCCAACTCGACATTGGCCACAGAGTGCAGTTCCCCTGCATTCTAACCTCAAAACTTGCATGTGACTTTCAGGTAGTATGTTTGATGCGTCAACGAGGCCTGGGAAACAGCAGCAGCCAGATCCAGCGCAAGCTGCAGGAGCGTCATGCTGAGGTCTGGTTGCAAAAAACAGTCCAATATCTTACAGATTGCAAGGGGATTGCCAGTGCTGTCACATCAAGCCTGATACTGCCTGTGACATTTGAACCGCTTCCTCCAATGCCTTCTGTCCCTAAGCACCGGTGGCTGATGCAGGTCTATGCCCAGGATGTCCTGCAACGGCTGGATGAGATCAAGGCCGCTATAACATCACAATATGGTCGGATCTTAAAAATGGATTCCACAAAAAAAGTAGCCAGAAAACTAGCAGGACCCAGCTATGGCACCGCTGCCTGGGCAACCAATGTTGGAAATGAGCATGGACAGGTGATCATGTCCGTGCTCACAGCAAGTGAGGGTTTTGGTCTTGGGCCAATGATTGAAGGCCTCATTAGGAGATACAGAGTGGCTGGGGTAGCTCCTCCCAAGGTACTGTATGTGGACCGAGACTGCTGTGGCAACACTCTTCTGAGGAGGATGTTTGAAGAGTGGGAGCAAATGACCATCCGGTTGGATATATGGCACTTTATGCGGAGATTTTCTGTGGGTTGCACCACTGACTGTCACCCGTTATATGCCACATTTATGAGTCGCCTCAGCCACTGTATTTTCATGTGGGACCAGGACGACCTGACGGCCCTGAAGATGGCAAAGCGTGCAGAGCTAGAAGCTGACTGGAGACCATCATCTGAAGCTGATGTACTGCGCCGTATCAGCCGTAGCGAGCTAGCCCTACATTGCAGGAGAACCACTCGTGGGACCAAGGAGACCCTGACGATGATTGAGAGCCTCATTCAGGCCTTTGAAGGAGATGCTGGTCGTGACACTCTGGGAGTCCCTTTAATAAACTCAGCCCGGATGACTGAGATCATAAAGTCCCAGCGAAAGCATGTGGCCTGCATCCAGGATCCTCAAGGTGTGCAGCTCTACATGCAGACGGGCACTTTAATGAAGGGAGGGCATCGTCTGCCAACTTACCGCTGTGCCAGAGGTTCTACTTCGCTGGAGTcttttcatctgcacctcaaCAGATTCATCCCAG GCACGCTGGCAAGTGACACCTTTTTTCAGGCGTATCTATTGGATGGACTTGCAAGGTGGAATGAGGACCGGGCTGTGGCAGCAACAACTGATGAGCAGCAGCCACATTCCTATAGTCATCTTCTCCGTCATGCTGCCAATATTCTTTCAGAGGAGGTCATGGGCATGAAAATCAGCCCTTATGTTGGGCCAAGAAAGTACACTG gtgaACTTATCGGAGTAGAGTATCTTTACCAGCAAACTGGTAAAGTTCTGCAGGACTACAGGTTGGCCATTGAAGAGTCTGAGACCACTGAGGTTGCTATAGAGGTGGAGGAAACTTATGATGAACTTGAGGAGTTTCAAGACATCACTGTCCCCACCTTTGACACAGAGCGGATACCTTCTGCTGCTTCACAAGCATCAGTGTCTGCAGCATCATCTTCAACCCCTCCGGCAACCAGACCCAAGTCATCACTGTATGTGTCACCAGTGAGATCTCCTGTCACCAGCTCTACGTCATCACTGTCTGTGGTCCCTCCAGTACCAGTCACATCTTCTGTTTCCAGCTCACTGCACACTCAGCCAGCACTATCTCCTGGCGCACATAGCT CCCCAGGTAACCAAGGGTCCACAGAAACTGACCTTCCAACATCTGAAGAGAACCCTTTGCATGAT GATTGTGTTGGACCCGATAATATTGAAGGTTATGGAGCTGTGCAGGACTTGGCAGAGTATTTGTTCAACCTTAGAGAACACCGTCTGGCCTTAACTGGAGAAGAGTCTGATCAAATCATCAACCTATGGGGGAGTTTGATAAGAAAAAGACCACTTACTCGCCACGTCACCAAACCAACCTAA